aaagaggcagcagtgtaaatacacatgctgacgaattactgcgaattaaacaaccaaatgcaaagagaaaatcactcacagctcttgaatgaataactttagctttaataagcattattttggctatttatgataaactatgcagtgttattttacatttgattactagaattcttcctgaaatgaaagcactgtgtaggctgtgtatttttgttaattgtgttataataatgcatttaaaagttaaagtTCTCAATGCGGATAACACTTTTTTTCACGTTTGTAGTTTTAATTGAATCAAAGACCTGCGGAGGATTCGTTGTGCTACAGAAGTGTCAGACAaatatctattttaaaatgGGCGTTCAGCACCACCTCTCCCTTTTCAGAGTACAACGGGATCGTGCATTTAAATACGATTTTAACAGGCCTATGCTACGTCAATATGCAAACTATCTGTGTAGTAAACCATCTCTTAGCTCTGAATCATGCTTGAAGAAAAGTTGGTCTGTTTTGAATATTGAGTACTTTGATTATGGTTGTACTTATTGTTTGCCATTGATCTATGATCAGTCTGTGAGAAGTTAGGAGGTCAAAAGTTGTAGAAGCTCAACTCATGTGCCGTTCTAAGGTGTGAAGAGacgatccaaaaaaaaaaaagaagccagTGAGCTGAGTTTGTGCAAAACCTTTTACAGTGCATGAGTATTGTTGTCTTTTATGGCATATGATAATTCATATTCAGAAAGTAGAACTGAAGTGACATTCATTACAACATGACgagttaaaacatttcaaatgcaccTGCAAACAATATTTTCAGTCATGTATTTAAACATTGAGGACTTCTTAAAAATACTAGcaaaaatgcaacaaaataatattattagttaAATTACTTTCTTATTAGTTAGAAGTGTAGTAATTACTACTTAATCAAATGTCAAGGAAGGAAAAAAATGAGTTTCACTGTTCGAACCGTGGGTGGTGTatcgcgtttttttttttttttttttttctatttcggtttgaatggacacacacacacacacacacacacacacacacacacacacacacacacacacacacacactcacttgtTCCTCTTTGTTGTTTATGATGATCAGATCTGCTCCTCTCTCTGTGCAGTATCTTCTGCTCTCAGTCCAGCTCTTCTTCTCAGAGGAAATGATGTAAAGACTGAATTTATAGTGAATCCATCCATCTGTTAACACAACCAGTTCAACTATTAGCACTTTTTAAACTCGTCTCATTTATCTAGGAGGTTTAGTGTTAATGGTGGTAACTATGTCTTAGATAAGTCACTTAACTCCAACACATCACTTACAAAGTGTCAGCTATCTCAATCAGCTGTCACAATCTCATTAGTATTCATAAGGAATATACCTGCACACTTTAAATCATACGTGACTTCCATAAATGTTAATTATCTTAAAAGAGGAAACATTTGCACATTCCTACATTGTAAATAGGTTTTGCACGTGAGTGTATTCTGTAGAAACTGTTCATGCTGTGAATACTGTGCACTAGAATTACACTTGACATACAAATACCTTTAAATGCTAACATATCATATTTCTGCAATATATTTCTGCATTTTACCAAGACTCATCTGAAGATCATTTTTCTCTACTTTTAGCTGGACTCTCTCATTGGTCAAGTTTTCATTCTTGGATATTAGCTGGACTCTTTCATTGGTCAGAACACACAGCAGCCCCAAACACACTGCAGCTGCTCTGGAGCTTCTGTTCCTCACAGAATCACTTTCTGAAGATTAACAAACATCATGTTATTCTCTTTATTTGCACTTAACTCAGTTCACATTAACTGAAAACAAGCAAACTAAGTGAATTATTAATCTCAGTACCTGTGAATTCAGATGATTTTCCTTGAGTTGAGTTTGTGATCTCTTTTCCAATCGTATCTTCAGTATCGTCATCATTTTCATAGATCCCATCAGTGGTTGGTTCATTTATGTGCAGGTCATACTCCATTCTATATTTTCATCTACACTTTCAGACAGTTTCAGTGATGCAGGATGCTAGAACTAGTTTACTCTCTTGGAGTGTTCTCATCTGTGTTTGTATGGCCAGTATTTATGCAAAATGCACTGCTTTATGGAAATGTTTCAAGTATTTATGCACAAAGGAACTTCAGCTCACTGGGTTCATTTTAATGGGATTTAAATACAGACATTAAGACATAATCATCACAGTTTAAGAGCAATATCGAATcgaatttttggtgaaaaaatcgggattttttttttgggtcaTATCACCCAGCCCTAGCATTACAAAAGGCAACAATGCACCGGAAGCTGCCGTTTAAACACTGAATGAATGACGTGCGCCTCTTGCTCCTTTGTAACATCGCTCAAGGCAAATGggtgacatctagtggagaaGACTAGCAATTAGTTATAAGTAAATCTTATGTTCAATGTTAGCGGAAAAATAATTTGTGGCCTTTGAGAATCGATTCTGAATCGaccagattaaaaaaaaaaaaaacgattaatCGAAAAATCAGCCCTAGTGcacattatttaaaactttGAATGTACATTACCATGGAGTAGGCAAAACATGGAGTTGGGCTTACAATGACAGCTAGCTGCTGATTGGAACCTGTTCTTAATGAATGCACCTAAAATtcatgcaataaacatgtttttgaaaaagatttaaaaaatatcacaaaaaattGTGGTCTATATAGCATGCATCAAAATGAGGTTTGCAATGATATGCCCAAAGGCACGggttgaagacccagtcagtgacATCACGATAtgctaatttgtttaaattcattaaattcatacctacataatcaccatcaccaaaactgtacttttttttacattgaaactTGAAAAAAATAGACCTACgtacctttttttgttttactgttactgcaaaccaaaatatttttaaggatggcctgacTAAATACATTCATTCAGAACACACTGCAACATTAACAGATGGAACTTGAGTCAGTCATATAAGAGGAATTTAATTTAATAgaggtacttcagcgctgggaagatgaatctgtatttaaactgcatcattaatgtagtagaaatttaaaaattattttttgaatttggtgctttctagactgagaaaagacaaaagaagaatttatttttgtctcatggtgATGAAAGAcgacaattcccagaatgcttcgctgccctacgaggccactcccaaagccaccgctactggattactggatcacttacACTTTCCCACAGCGGCCGCTTTCATTTTCATAatttcagttcagttagagaacagacagtacaattaaaaactgaactcactataatgtgatttaaccgctgaggaagtgtcacagcacaaacggagcaggagtcagattacattcagaTCAATGAGCCGAATAaacttgtgatgagagctgaggtaaacacgTCCACGCTCGCTGCAGTCGTTTTACAGCACGTGTTCAGTCTgatgtgttttcagttcatgcctttggaagcttaacttttaataggaattattttgagaagttgaaacactaactttgctccgccggctgctccgtttccatgaatgcccacggctgcgagctgagctgtgagtgagaTCCCATCCCTCATGGACCCCTTTAATGCTTGGTGTCATATACTTTTGTAAAAAGATATAAATTACCATATGTTTGTGTAATATTTCTATAAAATAAATCcatgcatatttatttacatattatagtaaatgtaatttatttaatataattttctcGTTTAAAAGCACTGAGAGACTGAGAGATAAAAATCTGTTGCGATGTTGATGAAAATGAATGTAAACTAAATGATGTGTTCAGATGTGTACTTTATCTTATTTAACCTAAATTATGATATTTGTATTGTATACAAGAAATAGTGAATACCTGAACATGGTGGAATACCATATACCAATACGCATGGTGGCATGACTTTTTATGACGTCATGATTGAGCAATCCTGTTATTAGTTTAAATAAATCAGCGGGGCGTCCTACAGGAACAAGCTTAAGAAACACTTAattcaattattaaaataaattattattaaatcaattattACAGACGTTTTGTACTGTTAAACTTGTTTCAAAAAAGGTGTGTGATGTTCCTATGGCAGTATGAGTTGTGAAATATTCTTCTCACAGATCCATTGAGAAGCTTTATCACATGGATCATCAAGCCACCCCAATATAGTTGGCCACCTTTGGTCATGAACCACAGTCAGAACACAGTTCTCTGATGAACCTCCATTAGGCTCTCCAGACCACCAGAAGCTGAAAATACAGATCAGCATTAGAGGTTCAGTGATGATTTCTGTGTGATATCATACTAACTGTGAGAATCATTTATTAGATATTAATCAGTTCAGTGATTTCTCACCTAGAGTTCAGTGAGCTGCCATCAACCCATTTCCATCTGCCGTCCACATCACTGTCAGTCAGACCAATCCAGACTGAAGTAACATCAGATATGTTCTTAACAAAATCCTGAGCAGATCAAACAGTTCCACATTTATATCATAAACAGACAATAcacatttcatctgaccatcTCTCATTTAGCTTCTGAACACCATAAATGCACATCAATCTCTCTCACTTGTTCCTCTTTGTTATTTATGATGATCAGATCTGCTCCTCTCGCTGTACAGTATCTTCTGCTCTCAGTCCAGTTCTTCTTCTCATTTGATTTGTAGTAAAAACTGGACTGATAGTAAGTCCATCCATCTATTAACAGAATAAGTTCAGATATTAGCTTTTTATTCTCATTTACACTCACCTGTCTGTAACTTATAACAGATAGTAAACTCATT
The window above is part of the Pseudorasbora parva isolate DD20220531a chromosome 23, ASM2467924v1, whole genome shotgun sequence genome. Proteins encoded here:
- the LOC137062946 gene encoding CD209 antigen-like protein C isoform X1 → MEYDLHINEPTTDGIYENDDDTEDTIGKEITNSTQGKSSEFTESDSVRNRSSRAAAVCLGLLCVLTNERVQLISKNENLTNERVQLKVEKNDLQMSLDGWIHYKFSLYIISSEKKSWTESRRYCTERGADLIIINNKEEQDFVKNISDVTSVWIGLTDSDVEGRWKWVDGSSLNSSYRFWKYMEPSGSIVKNCVLTHSSGWADFYCYYGYRCICEKNILLP
- the LOC137062946 gene encoding C-type lectin domain family 4 member F-like isoform X2, encoding MEYDLHINEPTTDGIYENDDDTEDTIGKEITNSTQGKSSEFTESDSVRNRSSRAAAVCLGLLCVLTNERVQLISKNENLTNERVQLKVEKNDLQMSLDGWIHYKFSLYIISSEKKSWTESRRYCTERGADLIIINNKEEQDFVKNISDVTSVWIGLTDSDVEGRWKWVDGSSLNSR